In Verrucomicrobiia bacterium, the genomic window TCCGCTGGTTTTCTTCCTTGTCACGGCATGGGAAACGCTATTTCAGGGTTGTCTTGTGGAAAAGGCTCGAAAACAGGAAAGAATTCGCTTGCATTACCGAAACACCATGGTTAATATTTATAAAGCTAGAGTAACGGGAAGGCTTTTTTATTCCGGCCGAAATCGCGGCACACGCGTGCCAGAAGTTGATGCAAGGGCGTTTGGGAACCCAGGAGCAAACTAGTGCTCTACAAATGGCAAGGGATGGATAACATGATTCAGTTGCAACCTCTCACCCGGATCTTTCGTAAATCAACCCCAGCCCTCGTTGCGGCTGTCATGGCTCTGGGATTGCTGGCCAGCGCCTCGCGCGGCTTGGCGTTCAGCCTGACCTGGACCAATGGCAACGACGTCTGGAACAGCACGACTGCCTGGACGACAAACCAGGCCACTGGTCTCGACACGAATGGTAACCCCGTGGTTTGCTCGGCGGGGATTGTTTCCAACGCCACCGTCACCTGCGTCGGTGGCACGGGCGGCTTCCCCTCCACGGGCGACACGGCGTTTTTCACAAACAACTCGAGTCCCAACGTCACGGTCACCGCCCCGGCAAGCCTGAGCACCCTCGTGTTCTCGAATACGTTGGTCACGATGAGTGGCAGTGCGTCGACGTTGACGGTCACCAACGCATTAAGGATCGCAGCCGACAATTTTACTACGGCAACGGTCTACTGGGCGGGCGGGATTCTCGCCGTCACGAACGCAAACCATGGGAGTGTTGTCCAAATTGGCCAGGGTACCAACTCCGTCGGCACTTTGTTTGTGACCAATGGAACGGTGTTCTATGACCAGAACACTCCCGGCAGCAGTGTTTTCCGAGGTCTTCTCGTGGGTAACGTTGCCTCCGCGGGCAAGCTTGTCATCAGCGGCCCCGGCGTCGTCACGAATAGCATTAGCGGGACCGCCACCCTGGCCATGAATGCCGGTGTCGGCACGGGAGGCAGCGCACTGATCATTACCAACGGCGGCAAGCTGTTTGGGTCTGGCTCTACGCACGTCATCTCGAACAGTCTGGTGCTCGTTTCGGGCCCCGGCAGCCTTATCACTGATCTCGACCCCGGCAATCTCGGTGCCGCCGGTGTTTCTATCGGTGGTGCCGCCGGATTGGGCAACAGCATGTTGATCGTCAGCAACGGGGGGGTAATTACTGCTCAAGGCACCATCTCCATCGGCAGAACCGGCTCGTCCTTCAATACCGGGGTTGTCGTCGGCGCAGGATCCAAATTGATCGCGTCCCCCGGGGGTCTGCTCTTGGGCGGCTCGGCTAACGCCAGCAACAATGATCTGATCGTTTCTGACGGTGCCTTTATCAGTTGCACCGGCACATTGACCTTCCCCAACGCGAATCCCTGTAATAACTGCACAGTTCACATGGGCGGGACGGGAGCCATGAGCACCGGTATTGTTGGGACCTCAATTAGGAATAATTCAGGTGCACAGAACAGCGCGATATTTGTGACAAATGCGGTATTAACCGCAGGCGCGATGGCAATCCAGGGGATTGGTGGCAATAACGCGACTATTCTTTCCAAGGGAACGCTCATCTTGAGCAATCAATACGCAGTGTCCGCCACGCTAACGAACGTGCTGACCATGGCCTCTCCAGGCAGCGTCCTCACCATTAACGGGGGTACCATCAATGCCGTCAGCAGCAGCAATCTCATGGGCGTTGTTATCGGCGACGGCTCGTTAAGCACCGCCAGTTCGATGCTTATTACCAACGGGGGCAAGTTGCTCTCGGAACGCGGCACCATCGGATCAAGCAGTTCGTTTTGCACCGGAGTTGTTGCCGGCGCTGGGTCGATTTGGTCGAACGTCACGGCCGGAGTCAGCTATCTCAACACGAATACCCTTTCCATCGGCGGCGGCAATGTGGTTAGCAGCGGCCACAACTGCTTGGTGGTTCGGGATGGTGCTACCCTTGTTAACAATGGCTCTCTGGATATTGGTGACAATGCTATCTCCACGTTCAATTCGGTTATCTTCGGCGGTCCGGGGGCGCCTGCGGTGATTATCAATAGTGGATTCGTGGATGTTGGTGGCGTCAGTGGGACATCCGGAAACACGCTGACAGTTACAAATGCCAGTTTGACCTGTGACACCCTCAACGTCGGCGGTCCCGGCACGAACCGACTCAACGACACTCTCTTTTTTAACGGCGGGACGATCGTGGCCAACACGGTTCGGGTTCGGCCCACGAATACCTTTGCGTTTGCCGCTGGCACGCTCAGCGCGGGAAGCATGCAGACCGACTCGGGCGCCAACAACAGCAACGTCTTTATCGTCGGCGATGGCACCAGCGCCGCATTTTACGATATGGCGGCAGGCGACACCGGCTATCACGAGTTCGGTTCCCCCGGTCTCGTTGTCACCAACGGCGCCTCCCTGCGGGGCAACGGCACGTTGACCGGCACCATCACCGTCCTGGGCACATTCGTTCCCGGGTTCGCCGGGTCGGTTGGCTCGATTTTCAGCAGCAACAGCCTTTCCTTTGGGAATTCCGCCGTGCTGAACTATGACCTGGGCACCAGCAGCGATTCGGTGACGGTCAATGACAACCTGAAATTGGGCGGCACGCTCAATATCGCCAATGCCGGCGGCTTTGGCCCCGGTAACTACACATTGTTTACGTACACTGGCATCCTGAGCGCCAGCGGTACCCTGACCGTTGGCACCACGCCCAACGGCAGTTTGACTTACGTCATCAACACGAACACAGCCGGCTCGGTGATCCTGCAAGCGACCGGCGGCAGCGATCCATTCACGACATGGCAGACGCAATACTTCACCGGCAGCCCCTTGAATTCAGCCCCTGGCGCGGATCCGTTGGGTAAGGGCATGAGTAACACCAATCAATTCCTGGCGGGATTCAATCCCACGAATGCCGCAGCGTACCTCCATATCACCAGCGTCTCCAAGACGAACGGTGGTAGCGACGTCCGAGTGGACTACCTGGGCGCCAGCGGCGACAGCACCTATACGGGCGGGCCTGCCTCACGCACCAACGTGCTGGAGTTCACCGCGGGCACAGCCGGCAATTATAACAGCAATAATTTCGTCAGCACCGGCGTGACCAACATCCTCAGTGGCGGGGTTGGGCTTGGCACATTGACCAATATGGTGGATACTGGCGGGGCGACCAACACACCGTCGCGGTACTATCGGGTCCGCGTGCTGGTGCCGTAACATCCTGGCGACTGGTGGCCGCGTCGCTATCGGTAACCGAGTTATGCGTCGCTATCGTTTCAGTACGTTCGCCTTGGTTCTCTTGTGGTCGTTCTGGTTCTCCAGCGCGACGGCGTGGGCGTTGGATCCCAATCTGCCACCGAGCGGCAACTTCGACTTGAGTCATTGGAAACTGCAGCTACCCACCTCAAACGGAGTGCTGACCGGCACTGGCGGAAGCGTCGACGAAATAAAGCCTGCCCAACTGGTGGGATTTACCAATGCCTACTTTTACACTGGTTCTGATGGCTCCATGGTTTTCTGGTGCCCTGATGATGGGGCCACCACCAGTGGTAGCACCCATCCGCGCAGCGAGTTGCGCGAAGAGTTAATTCCGGGCAATGACGGTACGAATTGGACGGTCTTCGGCACGCACATCCTGACCGGCCAATGCAAGGTGTTGCGGGTGCCCTCCGACACGCAGAAGGTCTGCATCGGTCAGATGCATGAGCCGAACACCAAGCCGGACGGTAGCGCCAGTGTGGGCAATGAGGAAATGATCATGTTCGATTTCGGCAATAAGAAAATCTACGTGAATATCAATCTGGATGGAAACGTCAGTAGCAGTTTTAGTCAGACGCTTATCTCAGGCTCTGGCGTCGCCACGAACAGCACGATCAATTACACCATGTCCATGGTGAACGGGCTCTTGAAGATCGTGGTCAATAACGTCTCCAATTCGTGGAATCTCTTAAGCGGCACGAATATCAATGGCCATATCGCCCAGAACTGGGACCTTGCCTCAGGCAACACCCTGTATTTCAAAGCCGGCGATTACAACCAGACTGTCGACACCTGCAACTGCTCCACCGATGGCGCCCAAGTGGCCTTCTATTCATTGACCAGGTTCCACGCGCCCAGCATCACCAACCAGCCAGCCGGGCAGACTGTGACAGTGGGCAGTAATGTGACCCTTAGCGTGGGAGCCCTCGGCACACCGCCCCTGAAATATGCCTGGGCGTTTAACGGGGCGCCGCTCAACAATAATCCAACCAATACCACGCTCTCGCTTCCCAATGTGCAGCTCACCAACGCGGGCAATTACTCGGTCATCGTCACGGATATCACGGGGGTCGTCACCAGCAGCGTCGCCGTGTTGACCGTGAACCCATTTCCGCCAACCGCTGACTTCACGGCAACCCCAACCAACGGCGTTGCGCCGTTGAACGTGACCTTCTCCGACGCCTCAATCAGTTCCCCTACAAACTGGGTTTGGAATTTTGGCGACACTGGGACTTCCACCTTGCAGAACCCGTTGCATAACTATGGTACCGCCGGCGTTTTCACCGTGCGACTGATCGCCAGCAATTCTGGCGGGTCGAGCACCAACACCAAGACCGCATACATCAATGTTATTACCCCGCTGCAATCCTGGTCGAACACCTACGGCGTATCGGGGGACTCGACTGATCCCTTCGGCACCGGCATGAGCAACACCAACAAATTTCTAGTGGGCTTCAACCCCACCAACCCGGCGGCGTATCTGCACATCATCAGCATCGCCAACACGAACAGCACGGACATGAACGTGATTTATCTTGGGGCCAATGGCGACAGTAGCTGGTCGCCGGGCATCGCGTCGCGCACCAATGTGCTGGAGTTCACTGCAGGGGCCCCAGATGGCGGCTATTCGAGCAATTTCATAAGCGCCAATGTGACCAACATTCTCGGTGGCGGGACCGGTAACGGCGTCGTGACCAACATGGTCGATGCCGGCGGCGCGACCAACACGCCGTCGCGTTACTACCGGGTCCGCGTGCTGGTGCCATGAATACCCCTTGGAAGAGTGCAGCCGTGAGGACTGAACAGCAACCAAACAGCAACAAAGCCACGTTCACGACTCGGTGAACTATCCCCGGCTGTGCTCTTCCTCATTCCATTCCAGATGTTTCCAAGATGAAAGTACGCCAGACGTCTGCCGTGGGTTCGGTACAACAGTGCTCCGCCAGAAAAGAGGCATCCGGTGCTTTGCTACGTGCAGGTGGGGGATAAATGCCCGGCGTGCCCCGTGCCTGAAAGGCGTGGTACCTGCGGGTCGCGTCCTACACCACACAAGAGAGGAATTCGGCAGAGTATTGCTGTTGTCCCGCTGGAGGGGGCTTGGGAAATGAGCCTTACCGCCCTTCCCAGAGAGACTGGGTAAACAGCCTGGCCTGCAGCCAAGTCACATTGCGTACGCTGCCATCGACGTAGAGGATGTTCATTGAACTATTGCTGTGGCGAAAATCCAAGGACTTGCAGGCGTCCGGACTTCCGGAGGTGTTCAGGTCCCAATTGGCGGAAGGTGGTGAACTGCCCCAAGGAATATTGGATCGGCTATCCGGCTTGAGGGGGTTTAGAAAGTCCTTCTGGGTGTCGAAAATCAGCGGCGTTTCCGAGGGGTTGGTCGTGACTTGGACTTCTTTACGGGGTTGCGCAGAAGTCAAGCCACTGCCATTAGCCGGAAATCCTAACATCGCTCCGGTGCACGAATACGAATAACTGATGTCCGAGTTAAGGAATCCTGGAAACTTGGCACTGGGACAGATGAAGACCCTGTTGGCCATTGATGTGGCGTTGGTGTTGTTATCCCTGTGTGGTATGTAGGTGGCTAGGAGCTTTGGCCAGGGACCCGCTGTCGCGTTAGCTCCATAGGAAGCCGTCGGCATGTATCCGCTGTTGTCGTCGGTGTAGAGACTGATGCCGACGGAGATCTGGCGCAAATTGGATATGCAGACTGCCATGCGACCCTTCTCTCGTGCCTTGTTAAGCGCGGGCAGGAGCATTGCGGCGAGAATGCCAATAATGGCAATAACCACCAACAATTCGATGAGCGTAAAGGCCCGCAGGTGTCGGCTGGCAGAACCACGTTGTGTCTTGGCGTCACTTTGCTTCATGGTATTGTCTTTCCCTGAATCTATCGCGGTGTCATCCTCCACCGCATCGAAGCCGTTCTTAGCTGTTGACTATATCTTTAGCGGATTTTGGCCTTGCGGTCAACACTTTTTTTGATAATTATTAATCAACCGTATGAGCCGCGAATTCCTATCCGGCCTGCCACTTGGTCCCAATCCCGTGTGGCGAAGCTATCGGGGTGGCAGTGTTCTGCGGGCTTTTCGGGGCCAACCCGGCACCGGGGACGACCATTTTCCCGAAGACTGGCTGGCCTCGACCGTCCTCGCCCGGAACGGCGAGAATTCCCAGGGAGTGAGGGAGGGGCTGAGCCGGATTTCCAGTGCCGATAACGGTCTGCTCATCGAATTGCTGAAACAGAAGCCGGGGTTCTGGTTTGGAGCAGGTCAACGGGCCCGACAGGATTCAGCGGCCTTTGGCGTGTTATGGAAACTGTTGGATTCTTCTGTTCGCCTTCAATTCCAGGCGCATCCGGATGCCCGGTTCGCCCGCCGGCATCTCAACTCCCCCGCCGGCAAGACCGAGTGTTGGTATATCCTCGGCACACGCGGAGAAGCCCATGTTTATCTTGGCTTCCAACATTCACCCTCTCGCGAAGCATGGGCGCGCATGATCCGGGAACAGCGCGTTGACGAAATGCTCGCGTGCTTTGAAAAAATCCGTGTTCAGCCCGGCGATTGTTACGTTGTCCCCGCCGGAACGCCGCACGCCATCGGCGCCGGTGTTTTCATGATGGAGCTGATGGAGCCGACCGACTGGGTGGTCCGCTGCGAGACGACCAATGCCGGTTTAACGCTGGCGCCGGACGCGTGTTTCATGGGACTCGATCTGGAGACCTGCATGGAAGTGTTTGATTACCGACCCTACTCCCTCGCGGAAGTCAGGCGCATCTTTCAACAATCACCCCGAGAACTGGTCCGTACCAGCGCCTATTGCGAAGAGGAATTGATCGGGCCGGCCTACCATGAATACTTCCGGTTGCACCGACTACGCGGGCACGGCGATGCGAGTTGGCAGGGTGGCGAGCTGTTGCTGCTCATTATTATCAAGGGCGAGGCGGATTTGGTGTGCGGCCGCCAACGACAACCCGTACGGGCCGGTCAAACGTTGCTGCTGCCGGGCGCGGGGCAATCGTGGAACTGGACACAACCGGCGGGCGATTGGGAAATTCTCCTCGCCAAATTGCCCGTGGCTCGGTCATCCTCCCGGCACTCCTGAACTTCATGCTCTCGAAATACGACTATCTGGTTATCGGGTTTTATTTTGCGTTCATGGCGATGATCGGTTGGGTTTGCCGCAAGTTCATCGGCAACACAAGCGATTATTTTCGCGGAGGCGGCAAGATGCTCTGGTGGATGACCGGCTGCTCGGCGTTCGTGGGGCAGTTCAGCGCGTGGACCTTCACCGGCGCGGCCGGCAAGGCGTATCAGGATGGGCCGGTGATCATGGTGCTGTATTTTGCCAACGCGCTGGGTTTTTTCTGCAACTTTGCCTTCTTTGCGCCGCGGTTCCGGCAGATGCGCGTAATCACATCCATCCAGGCCGTGAAGGCGCGATTTGGCAACGGTAGCGAACAGTTTTTTACGTGGGTGCAATTGCCCGTCGGCGTGCTTTACGCCGCCATTTGGCTGAGCGGTCTGGCGGTTTTCATTTCAGCGGCATTTAACATGGACCTTTACCTGACAGTCATCGTCACGGGTTCGGTGGTGTTAATCATGGCGGTCATTGGCGGATCCTGGGCGGTCGCCGCGGGAGATTTTATTCAGACGCTGGTGCTGATGCCCATCACGCTGGTCACGGCATTTCTGGCCATCGCGCAAGTCGGCGGGTGGAGCAGTTTTCTGGACAAACTGCCCCACCACCATTTGCATTGGACCGAGGGCGCGCGACCGGAAATCCTCTACCTGTGGATCATCGCCATCATCATCAAACAATTCACCTCCACCAATAATATGCTGGAGGCTTCGCGCTACCTGAACGCAAAGGACGGTCGGGAGGCACGGAAAGGCGCGCTCCTGGGCTCGATCCTGTTTGTCGTGGGGCCGATCTTTTGGTTCATTCCGCCGATGGTGGCGAGGATTGTGCATCCGGATCTCCACACGGTTTTTCCGCACCTGAAGAACCCCGCGGAGGGCGCGTTCGTCGTGGCCGGATTGGACAATATGCCGGCCGGCATGCTCGGCCTGTTGATTAGCGGCATCTTCGGCGCCACCATGTCCAACATGGACACCGGCTTGAACAAGAACGCCGGCTTCTTTGTGAAGAATTTCTACCAGGTCCTCATCCGCCCGCACGCGCCCGAAAAAGAAATGTTGATCGTGAGCAAACTCGTGACCTTCCTGTTGGGCATCCTGGTGATCTCCGCGGCGCTGGCCTTCAGCTCCGGGAAGAAACCGCTGTTTGAACTGATGCTGCAATTTGGCGGCTTGATCGCCCTCCCTTACTGCATGCCACTGATCTGGGGCA contains:
- a CDS encoding transporter, yielding MELDTTGGRLGNSPRQIARGSVILPALLNFMLSKYDYLVIGFYFAFMAMIGWVCRKFIGNTSDYFRGGGKMLWWMTGCSAFVGQFSAWTFTGAAGKAYQDGPVIMVLYFANALGFFCNFAFFAPRFRQMRVITSIQAVKARFGNGSEQFFTWVQLPVGVLYAAIWLSGLAVFISAAFNMDLYLTVIVTGSVVLIMAVIGGSWAVAAGDFIQTLVLMPITLVTAFLAIAQVGGWSSFLDKLPHHHLHWTEGARPEILYLWIIAIIIKQFTSTNNMLEASRYLNAKDGREARKGALLGSILFVVGPIFWFIPPMVARIVHPDLHTVFPHLKNPAEGAFVVAGLDNMPAGMLGLLISGIFGATMSNMDTGLNKNAGFFVKNFYQVLIRPHAPEKEMLIVSKLVTFLLGILVISAALAFSSGKKPLFELMLQFGGLIALPYCMPLIWGTLIKRAPAWAGWTTAVVGFATSLTVKILTTPSWMLWITRHLHLPMLDPADTYLNPAWLEKVTGWTGHPLTVRESDDWFLLLGVLLAVIVCSAWFLGACLFARRRSTQEIERVEEFFQRMKTPVDFHKEEGAGNDAQQYRTLGLLSLVYGAFISLLVLIPNSPVGRLGMFTCAGTMLGVGGLLYWNYTRLTRKPPTQ
- a CDS encoding type II secretion system protein, whose amino-acid sequence is MKQSDAKTQRGSASRHLRAFTLIELLVVIAIIGILAAMLLPALNKAREKGRMAVCISNLRQISVGISLYTDDNSGYMPTASYGANATAGPWPKLLATYIPHRDNNTNATSMANRVFICPSAKFPGFLNSDISYSYSCTGAMLGFPANGSGLTSAQPRKEVQVTTNPSETPLIFDTQKDFLNPLKPDSRSNIPWGSSPPSANWDLNTSGSPDACKSLDFRHSNSSMNILYVDGSVRNVTWLQARLFTQSLWEGR
- a CDS encoding polysaccharide lyase family 7 protein, giving the protein MRRYRFSTFALVLLWSFWFSSATAWALDPNLPPSGNFDLSHWKLQLPTSNGVLTGTGGSVDEIKPAQLVGFTNAYFYTGSDGSMVFWCPDDGATTSGSTHPRSELREELIPGNDGTNWTVFGTHILTGQCKVLRVPSDTQKVCIGQMHEPNTKPDGSASVGNEEMIMFDFGNKKIYVNINLDGNVSSSFSQTLISGSGVATNSTINYTMSMVNGLLKIVVNNVSNSWNLLSGTNINGHIAQNWDLASGNTLYFKAGDYNQTVDTCNCSTDGAQVAFYSLTRFHAPSITNQPAGQTVTVGSNVTLSVGALGTPPLKYAWAFNGAPLNNNPTNTTLSLPNVQLTNAGNYSVIVTDITGVVTSSVAVLTVNPFPPTADFTATPTNGVAPLNVTFSDASISSPTNWVWNFGDTGTSTLQNPLHNYGTAGVFTVRLIASNSGGSSTNTKTAYINVITPLQSWSNTYGVSGDSTDPFGTGMSNTNKFLVGFNPTNPAAYLHIISIANTNSTDMNVIYLGANGDSSWSPGIASRTNVLEFTAGAPDGGYSSNFISANVTNILGGGTGNGVVTNMVDAGGATNTPSRYYRVRVLVP
- a CDS encoding class I mannose-6-phosphate isomerase, which translates into the protein MSREFLSGLPLGPNPVWRSYRGGSVLRAFRGQPGTGDDHFPEDWLASTVLARNGENSQGVREGLSRISSADNGLLIELLKQKPGFWFGAGQRARQDSAAFGVLWKLLDSSVRLQFQAHPDARFARRHLNSPAGKTECWYILGTRGEAHVYLGFQHSPSREAWARMIREQRVDEMLACFEKIRVQPGDCYVVPAGTPHAIGAGVFMMELMEPTDWVVRCETTNAGLTLAPDACFMGLDLETCMEVFDYRPYSLAEVRRIFQQSPRELVRTSAYCEEELIGPAYHEYFRLHRLRGHGDASWQGGELLLLIIIKGEADLVCGRQRQPVRAGQTLLLPGAGQSWNWTQPAGDWEILLAKLPVARSSSRHS